A genomic window from Palaeococcus ferrophilus DSM 13482 includes:
- a CDS encoding ferredoxin — translation MAWKVTVDQDTCIGDAICASLCPDVFEMNDEGKAVPIVDTTDLDCAQEAAEACPVGAITLEEA, via the coding sequence ATGGCGTGGAAGGTTACGGTTGACCAGGACACCTGCATTGGAGATGCCATCTGTGCCAGCCTCTGCCCGGACGTCTTCGAGATGAACGACGAGGGCAAGGCTGTCCCGATAGTTGACACTACCGACCTCGACTGCGCCCAGGAGGCCGCCGAGGCCTGCCCGGTCGGCGCTATAACCCTCGAAGAGGCCTGA
- the bpsA gene encoding N(4)-bis(aminopropyl)spermidine synthase — protein sequence MRDVMERVKEKTGIPVYERSVENVLSAVLASDDIWRVVDLSEEPLPLVVAILGALSEGGYVAFKDNRVLLTQSGKELVENYGIGERKDYTCSHCGGKTVELDAFSDLLEQFKEITRDRPEPAHQFDQAYVTPETTVARIALMHTRGDLENKEVFVLGDDDLTSVALMLSGLPKRIAVLDIDERLVRFIEKVADEIGYSNIEMFTFDLRKPLPDYALHKFDTFITDPPETVHAIRSFVGRGIATLKGPGCAGYFGITRRESSLDKWREIQRVLLNEFNVVITDIIRNFNEYVNWGYAEETRAWQLIPIKTLPKHNWYKSYMFRIQTLEGSRGFEDEITVGKELYDDEESSTT from the coding sequence GTGAGAGATGTGATGGAGAGGGTTAAGGAGAAGACTGGCATCCCTGTCTACGAGAGAAGCGTTGAGAACGTTCTGAGCGCGGTTCTCGCGAGCGATGACATCTGGAGGGTAGTTGACCTGAGCGAGGAGCCCCTCCCGCTCGTGGTGGCGATACTGGGGGCCCTCAGCGAAGGGGGCTACGTCGCCTTCAAGGACAACCGCGTGCTCCTGACCCAGAGCGGGAAGGAGCTGGTGGAGAATTATGGAATAGGGGAGAGGAAGGACTACACGTGCTCCCACTGCGGGGGAAAGACGGTCGAGCTCGACGCCTTCAGCGACCTTCTCGAGCAGTTCAAGGAGATAACCAGGGACAGACCCGAGCCGGCCCACCAGTTCGACCAGGCCTACGTTACCCCCGAGACCACCGTGGCTAGGATAGCCCTAATGCACACCCGCGGCGACCTTGAGAACAAGGAGGTCTTCGTTTTAGGGGACGACGACCTGACCAGCGTGGCCCTCATGCTTTCCGGACTTCCAAAGAGGATAGCCGTTCTGGATATAGACGAGCGCCTCGTGAGGTTCATCGAGAAGGTAGCGGACGAGATAGGATACAGCAACATAGAGATGTTCACCTTCGACCTCAGGAAGCCCCTCCCTGATTACGCGCTCCACAAGTTCGACACCTTCATAACCGACCCGCCCGAGACGGTTCATGCAATCCGCTCCTTCGTGGGAAGGGGTATAGCGACCCTCAAGGGACCGGGATGCGCCGGCTACTTCGGCATAACGAGGCGCGAAAGCTCCCTCGACAAGTGGCGCGAGATACAGAGGGTTCTCCTCAACGAGTTCAACGTTGTCATCACGGACATCATAAGGAACTTCAACGAGTACGTCAACTGGGGCTACGCGGAGGAGACGAGGGCATGGCAGCTCATACCCATCAAAACCCTGCCGAAGCACAACTGGTACAAGAGCTACATGTTCAGGATACAGACGCTTGAGGGTTCAAGGGGCTTTGAGGACGAGATAACCGTTGGAAAAGAGCTCTACGACGACGAGGAGAGCTCCACCACGTGA
- a CDS encoding N-6 DNA methylase, whose protein sequence is MNIVDLIKLGIDDGLIKIVEGNRISYTIQGKSYNFSDPEEKIRAATYVKLVKFYKYPPNRIDFEVEPPQREPKQPADIVVFEDDSHEKAFIVVECKPGSSEEELQIAKKEGLGNANLLNAKYLLVVCADKEYAYDVSTHPSTWKSLDKYLIPQVPVQYGRPPKYRYKKGELFFDLQEVSLKDLRSVFRRCHNLLWEGGKRDPTEAFDEMSKLMFAKIYDETFTKVGDYYRFQIGLNEDPKSVADRIRKLYEEVRESEPDVFGDPIKVSDEIIYEVCKVLQGISLTKTDLDAKGRAFEEFLGKIFRGDFGQYFTPREIVEFMVKFIDPDFNELIIDPACGSGGFLLYSIKHIMDKAIKAYGKDPSREIIWSFSHNNVFGIEINDKIARIAMMDMKLHGDGHTNIECNDALDDFEKFDKRKDIRPNKYHVLLTNPPFGSKIKRSVKHYFVKYELSKNDKGKLKPSEMSEILFIERSLDLLRPGGRMGIILPDSAFTNKNNIRVVKYIMSRAKVLAVISLPEHAFVPFGSQPKTSILFLEKLRDGEDIEDYPIFMAHIENIGYDSTGRADRNDLPEVLKEWEKFKQDSSGYPSHKHVSSKLWFTKVMSSQVGTKLDVEAYGKEYVDILNKINLLKAQGFIVAPLKDITTDIFPGIGPKKDDYIDTPRSGIPIIKTASIRKIKDRIGIIEWDKVSFVNRSKYRNSKKFLQKYDILLQSVAHSKRYIGDKIAIISEIPEKYKKVLALSKFLILRPDINKVDPYYLYLYLLSEFGQIQIKHYIRGMSAEIYKFDIENLLVVLPPRSTQEEIASKFLETIDEVHRLEYELENKKDQLKKLLQVF, encoded by the coding sequence ATGAATATAGTAGATCTTATCAAATTAGGAATAGACGATGGCCTAATAAAAATAGTAGAAGGAAATAGAATCAGTTATACTATTCAAGGGAAATCATATAATTTCAGTGATCCCGAAGAAAAAATTAGAGCTGCCACTTATGTGAAGTTAGTAAAATTTTATAAATATCCCCCAAATCGAATTGATTTCGAAGTTGAACCTCCGCAGAGAGAACCAAAACAGCCCGCTGATATAGTTGTCTTTGAGGATGACTCTCATGAAAAAGCTTTCATTGTAGTAGAATGCAAGCCTGGTTCTTCTGAAGAAGAACTTCAAATAGCAAAAAAGGAGGGACTTGGAAACGCTAACCTTCTCAATGCTAAGTATCTACTTGTTGTTTGTGCTGATAAGGAGTATGCTTATGATGTTTCCACCCACCCAAGTACTTGGAAGTCTCTAGACAAATACCTAATTCCCCAGGTTCCTGTCCAATACGGGCGCCCTCCAAAATATAGATACAAAAAAGGTGAACTCTTTTTTGATTTACAAGAGGTTAGCCTCAAGGATCTGAGAAGTGTTTTTAGACGGTGTCACAATCTGCTTTGGGAAGGAGGCAAACGAGATCCTACTGAAGCGTTTGATGAGATGAGTAAACTCATGTTTGCCAAAATCTATGATGAAACGTTCACAAAAGTTGGAGACTATTATAGATTTCAAATTGGACTAAATGAAGATCCAAAAAGTGTCGCTGATCGTATACGAAAATTATACGAGGAAGTTAGGGAAAGTGAACCCGATGTTTTTGGAGATCCTATTAAAGTCTCTGACGAGATTATATATGAAGTTTGTAAAGTTCTTCAAGGAATTTCATTAACGAAGACTGACCTTGATGCAAAAGGAAGAGCTTTTGAGGAATTCTTAGGGAAAATATTTAGGGGGGACTTTGGCCAGTATTTCACTCCTCGTGAGATTGTAGAATTCATGGTTAAGTTCATAGACCCTGACTTTAATGAGTTAATTATTGATCCTGCTTGTGGAAGTGGGGGTTTCCTCCTGTATTCTATCAAGCACATCATGGATAAAGCTATTAAAGCGTATGGGAAGGATCCCTCTAGGGAGATAATATGGAGTTTTTCACATAACAATGTGTTCGGGATAGAAATCAATGATAAGATTGCCAGAATAGCAATGATGGACATGAAACTACATGGAGATGGACATACAAATATTGAATGCAATGATGCACTTGATGATTTTGAGAAATTTGATAAACGAAAAGATATAAGGCCCAACAAATATCATGTTCTTTTAACTAATCCACCATTTGGTTCAAAGATAAAGCGATCAGTAAAACATTATTTTGTAAAATATGAACTTTCAAAAAATGATAAAGGTAAATTGAAGCCCTCAGAAATGTCAGAGATTCTTTTTATCGAAAGGAGTCTTGACTTACTTAGGCCTGGAGGCAGGATGGGTATCATCTTGCCCGATAGTGCATTTACCAATAAAAACAACATTAGAGTTGTCAAATATATCATGTCACGAGCCAAGGTTTTAGCAGTTATAAGTTTGCCGGAACATGCATTTGTACCTTTTGGTTCCCAGCCTAAGACTAGCATCCTTTTTCTAGAAAAACTAAGGGATGGGGAAGATATTGAAGATTATCCAATATTTATGGCACATATAGAGAATATTGGATATGATTCGACTGGTCGCGCGGATAGAAATGACCTCCCGGAAGTACTAAAGGAGTGGGAGAAGTTTAAGCAGGACTCTAGTGGGTATCCCTCCCATAAACACGTTTCGAGCAAACTCTGGTTTACTAAAGTCATGTCGTCTCAGGTTGGAACAAAATTAGATGTTGAGGCATATGGTAAGGAATATGTAGATATTCTAAACAAAATTAATTTACTGAAAGCACAGGGCTTCATAGTAGCTCCGTTAAAAGATATTACTACAGATATATTCCCTGGAATCGGTCCAAAGAAAGACGACTATATAGATACTCCTCGCTCAGGGATACCTATAATAAAAACTGCCTCAATCCGAAAGATAAAAGATCGGATTGGTATCATAGAATGGGACAAGGTTTCATTTGTTAACCGTTCCAAATATCGTAACTCAAAGAAATTCCTCCAGAAATATGACATACTGTTGCAGTCTGTAGCACATTCTAAAAGATACATTGGTGATAAAATTGCGATTATTTCCGAGATTCCGGAGAAATATAAGAAGGTTTTGGCTTTAAGTAAGTTCTTGATACTACGACCAGATATCAATAAAGTGGATCCATATTATTTGTACTTATACTTACTATCCGAATTTGGACAAATACAAATCAAACATTACATTCGCGGCATGAGTGCGGAGATTTATAAGTTTGATATAGAGAATTTACTTGTGGTGTTACCACCTAGAAGTACTCAAGAAGAGATAGCAAGCAAGTTCCTAGAGACAATAGATGAAGTGCACAGATTGGAGTATGAACTAGAGAATAAAAAAGATCAGTTGAAAAAGTTACTCCAAGTATTTTAA
- a CDS encoding MBL fold metallo-hydrolase, which produces MRIIPLASESLGVRSLATFVEASGVKILIDPGVALGPKRYGLPPAEIELRMLQQMRKKLQGYARKADVVTISHYHYDHHTPFFEGLYESSSEAFAREIYTGKLLFIKHPRENINFSQRKRAWAFLKNAEPIAKEIEFADGRAFDLGGVTLEFSPAVPHGGEGSKLGFVIMVLIDDGSKRIIHASDIQLLNRKAVEWIVEKNPDLLITGGPPTYLGPRAAGSWETGVKNLNEIIRETNAEVILDHHIVRDKRYPEFFDELERRPKTFAGYLKVEDKPLEAYRRELHRIERGEEAEVPFRLG; this is translated from the coding sequence ATGCGCATAATCCCCCTCGCCTCGGAGAGCCTCGGCGTCAGGAGTCTGGCAACCTTCGTCGAGGCGTCTGGAGTGAAGATCCTCATAGACCCCGGAGTGGCACTCGGCCCAAAGCGCTACGGCCTCCCCCCTGCGGAAATCGAACTCAGAATGCTCCAGCAGATGCGGAAGAAGCTCCAGGGCTACGCAAGAAAGGCCGACGTCGTGACCATCTCACACTACCACTACGATCACCACACTCCCTTCTTCGAGGGCCTCTACGAGAGCTCCAGCGAAGCCTTTGCGAGGGAAATCTACACCGGAAAGCTCCTCTTCATCAAGCACCCGAGGGAGAACATAAACTTCAGCCAGAGGAAGCGTGCCTGGGCCTTCCTAAAGAACGCCGAGCCGATAGCCAAGGAGATAGAATTCGCCGACGGGAGGGCCTTCGACCTCGGCGGGGTTACCCTGGAGTTCTCACCGGCAGTGCCGCACGGGGGCGAAGGGAGCAAGCTCGGCTTCGTGATCATGGTTCTTATCGACGACGGGAGCAAAAGGATAATCCACGCGAGCGACATCCAGCTGCTGAACAGGAAGGCCGTCGAGTGGATAGTCGAGAAGAACCCCGATCTTCTCATAACCGGCGGGCCACCGACTTACCTCGGCCCGAGGGCGGCTGGCTCCTGGGAGACGGGCGTTAAGAATCTCAACGAGATAATCCGCGAGACGAACGCCGAGGTAATCCTCGACCACCACATAGTCAGGGACAAACGGTATCCGGAGTTCTTCGACGAGCTTGAGAGGAGGCCCAAGACCTTCGCAGGCTACCTCAAGGTAGAGGACAAACCGCTTGAGGCCTACAGGAGGGAGCTCCACAGAATCGAGAGGGGAGAAGAAGCGGAGGTGCCTTTCAGGTTGGGGTGA
- a CDS encoding nicotinate phosphoribosyltransferase, whose protein sequence is MRDFYIAHEEDIRTGRTTDVYFIRTKKILEEKGIHKKVFADVSTTSLPHGWKWGVLAGVEEVAKLLEGLPVNVYAMPEGTIFHPYEPVLQIEGYYKEFGIYETALLGMLSQASGIATAALRTKIAAKFKPVYSFGIRHMHPAIAPMIDRAAFIGGCDGVSGVLGAEMIGEKPVGTMPHALIITVGDQVKAWKYYDEVMPPEVPRTALVDTFYDEKFEALMAAEALGERLNAVRLDTPGSRRGNFRRIVEEVRWELDLRGYKHVKIFLSGGLNEESLKELADVADAFGVGGSIASAKPVDFSLDIVEVEGKPMTKRGKLSGRKQIYRCENGHYHRVPADRKLEKCPVCGAKVEPLLKPLIENGEIVAKLPKAREIREYVLEQAKKFNLTLE, encoded by the coding sequence ATGCGCGACTTCTACATCGCCCATGAAGAGGATATCAGGACTGGAAGAACCACCGACGTCTACTTCATCAGGACGAAGAAAATTCTTGAGGAGAAGGGCATTCACAAAAAGGTCTTCGCCGACGTCTCGACGACCTCGTTACCGCACGGCTGGAAGTGGGGCGTCTTGGCGGGGGTCGAAGAGGTTGCAAAGCTTCTTGAAGGTCTCCCAGTGAACGTCTACGCGATGCCTGAAGGCACAATATTCCACCCCTACGAGCCGGTTCTCCAGATAGAAGGTTATTATAAGGAGTTCGGAATCTACGAGACTGCTTTGCTCGGCATGCTCAGCCAGGCGAGCGGCATAGCCACCGCCGCACTCAGAACCAAGATAGCAGCCAAGTTCAAGCCCGTCTACTCCTTCGGGATAAGGCACATGCACCCGGCCATCGCTCCGATGATAGACAGAGCTGCCTTCATCGGCGGGTGCGACGGCGTCTCCGGCGTTCTCGGGGCCGAGATGATAGGGGAAAAACCCGTTGGAACGATGCCCCACGCGCTGATCATAACGGTCGGCGACCAGGTGAAGGCCTGGAAGTACTACGATGAGGTAATGCCCCCGGAGGTTCCGAGGACCGCTTTGGTTGATACCTTCTACGACGAGAAGTTTGAAGCTTTGATGGCCGCGGAGGCCCTCGGGGAGAGGCTCAACGCGGTAAGGCTCGACACTCCAGGCTCAAGGAGGGGCAACTTCAGGCGCATAGTGGAGGAAGTCCGCTGGGAGCTTGATCTTAGGGGCTACAAACACGTTAAAATCTTCCTCAGCGGCGGGTTGAACGAGGAGAGCTTAAAAGAACTCGCCGACGTTGCCGATGCCTTTGGAGTTGGCGGAAGCATAGCGAGCGCCAAGCCGGTTGACTTCTCCCTGGACATAGTTGAGGTAGAAGGAAAGCCGATGACCAAGCGCGGCAAACTGAGCGGAAGGAAGCAGATATACCGCTGTGAGAACGGCCACTACCACCGCGTTCCCGCGGATAGGAAGCTCGAGAAGTGCCCTGTCTGCGGCGCGAAGGTCGAACCTCTCCTCAAGCCGCTCATCGAGAACGGTGAGATAGTCGCTAAACTTCCGAAGGCGAGGGAGATAAGGGAGTATGTGCTGGAGCAGGCGAAGAAGTTCAACCTGACGCTCGAATGA
- a CDS encoding metal-sulfur cluster assembly factor yields MVTKEEVENVVKGIIDEKYLKSLEVDDKGNVTVTLAKDTPDVDNALIKLHSEIGKLEGVGLITINREHEVREEGGVEITKEAVLEKLKEVIDPEIGIDVVNLGLIYELRINPDNTVYVKMTMTTPGCPLTMWILRAVEDKVLEIPGVKDAEIELTFDPPWSPDMVSEEYKKRLGLM; encoded by the coding sequence ATGGTCACTAAAGAGGAAGTTGAAAACGTCGTTAAGGGAATTATTGACGAAAAGTACCTCAAATCCCTCGAGGTTGACGACAAGGGCAACGTAACGGTTACGCTCGCAAAGGACACGCCCGATGTTGACAACGCCCTCATAAAGCTCCATTCGGAGATAGGGAAGCTCGAGGGTGTCGGGCTGATAACTATCAACAGGGAGCACGAGGTCAGGGAGGAAGGCGGAGTGGAGATTACCAAGGAGGCTGTCCTCGAGAAGCTCAAGGAGGTCATTGACCCTGAGATAGGAATTGATGTTGTAAACCTCGGCCTCATTTACGAGCTGAGGATCAACCCCGACAACACCGTGTACGTTAAAATGACGATGACGACCCCCGGCTGCCCGCTCACAATGTGGATTCTGAGGGCCGTTGAGGACAAGGTGCTCGAAATCCCGGGCGTTAAGGATGCCGAGATTGAACTCACCTTCGACCCGCCCTGGAGCCCGGACATGGTGAGCGAGGAGTACAAGAAGAGGCTCGGCCTCATGTGA
- a CDS encoding ATPase, with the protein MLKPVGNDFIKSYRVRNSLKALERVRDAIGEEAYERFRALLHYRLRGEDFDRSPVGVKVALAFSGGSDSTASLKVLRWAGFDVVPVMARLPQMREPVLVRAQLEGAVIVDVPGYLDVIGAQVRKRAPICGRCHSMVMGAVKGYARERGIKIVASGDLLTFGSLSIYPEGDMVNLNFPAFLAMDKREAISLLGRKYSLGFGCPLWKAASREARVLKRFGIQRVMRELNAGAIDGEIAKALILDILKP; encoded by the coding sequence ATGCTGAAGCCTGTTGGGAATGATTTCATCAAGAGCTACCGGGTGAGAAACTCGCTCAAGGCCCTCGAGAGGGTGAGGGATGCCATAGGAGAAGAAGCGTACGAGCGCTTCAGGGCCCTGCTTCACTACCGCCTAAGGGGAGAGGACTTCGACCGCTCGCCCGTTGGCGTCAAGGTGGCCCTGGCGTTCTCGGGAGGCTCGGACAGCACCGCATCCCTAAAGGTTCTCCGCTGGGCTGGCTTTGACGTCGTCCCCGTGATGGCGAGGCTTCCCCAGATGAGGGAACCCGTCCTCGTAAGGGCGCAGCTCGAGGGGGCCGTTATCGTGGACGTTCCAGGGTACCTCGACGTCATAGGGGCGCAGGTGAGGAAGAGGGCCCCCATATGCGGGCGCTGCCACTCCATGGTGATGGGGGCCGTTAAGGGCTACGCGAGGGAGAGGGGCATAAAAATCGTCGCGAGCGGCGACCTCCTGACGTTCGGGAGCCTCTCCATATACCCGGAGGGGGATATGGTGAACCTCAACTTCCCGGCGTTCCTGGCCATGGACAAGAGAGAGGCCATATCGCTCCTCGGGAGGAAGTACTCCCTCGGCTTCGGCTGTCCCCTCTGGAAAGCGGCTTCAAGGGAAGCCAGAGTGCTGAAACGCTTCGGAATCCAGAGGGTCATGAGGGAGCTCAACGCGGGCGCGATAGACGGCGAGATTGCGAAGGCCCTAATACTCGATATACTCAAGCCCTAA
- a CDS encoding pyruvoyl-dependent arginine decarboxylase, with protein sequence MSWTTPKKAIMVAASAEGGTKLNAFDNALLKMGIGNVNLVKLSSVIPAHIEWVEKMPEIPIGMLLPTVYAHIESDEPGSTISAALGVGISENNEGGLIYEYSGYCTKEEATEMVKKMVEEGFRVRGWKLKEFKVVVSEITVRDKPAAALAAVVMFPY encoded by the coding sequence ATGAGCTGGACAACTCCCAAAAAAGCGATTATGGTTGCCGCGAGTGCGGAGGGCGGTACCAAACTCAACGCCTTTGACAACGCGCTCCTCAAGATGGGTATAGGTAACGTTAACCTCGTTAAGCTGAGCAGCGTCATACCCGCGCACATAGAGTGGGTCGAGAAGATGCCGGAGATACCCATTGGAATGCTCCTGCCGACTGTCTATGCGCACATCGAGAGCGACGAACCCGGCTCAACCATAAGCGCCGCACTTGGCGTCGGCATAAGCGAGAACAACGAGGGCGGCCTCATCTACGAATACTCGGGCTACTGCACCAAGGAAGAGGCCACGGAGATGGTGAAGAAGATGGTGGAAGAGGGCTTCAGGGTCAGGGGATGGAAGCTCAAGGAGTTTAAAGTCGTCGTTTCGGAGATAACGGTCAGGGACAAGCCCGCCGCAGCCCTCGCCGCCGTCGTTATGTTCCCCTACTGA
- the speE gene encoding polyamine aminopropyltransferase, whose amino-acid sequence MHFIEWYPLGYGVAFKVTGRLYETQTKYQRLEIYQTEGFGKLLVLDGTVQLVELGENSYHEPLVHPVMLSHPNPRRVLVIGGGDGGTLREVLKHESVEKATMVEIDDGVVEASLLYLDVAKDLLERLIKKEEPRAELIIGDGVEYMRNSKEKFDVIIVDSTDPVGPAKLLFSEDFYRDAYNALGERGLYVTQAGSVYLFTNELLDAYRNMKKVFDRVYYFSFPVIGYASPWSFLVGVKGDIDFTRVDLERAKGLDLTYYDPERHETLFQMPRYVRELIEKEE is encoded by the coding sequence ATGCACTTCATTGAGTGGTACCCCCTCGGATACGGTGTCGCCTTCAAGGTCACCGGGAGGCTCTACGAAACCCAGACCAAATACCAGAGGCTCGAGATATACCAGACGGAGGGATTTGGAAAGCTCCTCGTTCTCGACGGGACAGTTCAGCTCGTCGAATTGGGTGAGAACAGCTACCACGAGCCCCTCGTTCACCCCGTCATGCTCTCCCATCCAAACCCGAGGAGGGTCCTCGTCATCGGGGGCGGCGATGGAGGGACCCTCAGGGAAGTTCTAAAGCACGAGAGCGTTGAGAAGGCCACGATGGTGGAGATTGACGACGGAGTCGTTGAGGCCTCCCTCCTCTACCTCGATGTCGCGAAAGACCTCCTTGAGAGACTGATCAAGAAGGAAGAGCCGCGGGCGGAGCTCATAATCGGTGACGGAGTCGAGTACATGAGAAACTCGAAGGAGAAGTTCGACGTCATAATCGTTGACTCAACCGACCCCGTTGGCCCGGCGAAGCTCCTCTTCTCCGAGGACTTCTACCGCGACGCCTACAACGCCCTCGGCGAGAGGGGGCTCTACGTTACCCAGGCGGGAAGCGTTTACCTCTTCACGAATGAGCTCCTCGATGCCTACAGGAACATGAAGAAGGTCTTCGACAGGGTCTACTACTTCAGCTTCCCGGTAATAGGCTACGCCTCCCCCTGGAGCTTCCTGGTTGGAGTGAAGGGAGATATCGACTTCACGAGGGTAGACCTCGAGAGGGCCAAGGGGCTTGACCTCACCTACTACGACCCGGAGAGGCACGAAACCCTCTTCCAGATGCCGCGCTACGTGAGGGAACTCATAGAGAAGGAGGAGTGA